A genomic segment from Vicinamibacterales bacterium encodes:
- the rfbF gene encoding glucose-1-phosphate cytidylyltransferase: MILCGGLGTRLHEESDVKPKPMVMIGNRPILWHIMKMYAAHGLTEFIVCLGYKGHVIKNYFMNYKTYSADFTVDLREPERIEYHNHPIEEDWRVTLVETGEHSQTGARIRRAGREYVKSDCFLVTYGDGLGNVNIDELLAFHRSHGKIGTVTGVRPPGRFGEMCAGNDNQVYEFNEKPQVSDGLINGGFLVFQREFLDRYLRDRDDEVLEQEPLKRLASDGQLMVYRHDGFWQPMDTYREVKILNELWASGKAPWSIWT; this comes from the coding sequence ATGATCCTTTGTGGCGGTTTGGGAACTCGGCTCCACGAGGAAAGCGACGTTAAACCGAAACCCATGGTGATGATTGGTAACCGGCCGATTCTGTGGCACATCATGAAAATGTATGCGGCACACGGCTTAACGGAGTTCATCGTGTGTCTCGGGTATAAGGGCCATGTCATCAAGAACTACTTCATGAACTATAAGACCTATAGCGCCGACTTCACGGTCGATCTCCGAGAACCAGAGCGTATTGAGTACCACAATCATCCGATCGAAGAAGATTGGCGGGTGACTCTAGTCGAGACGGGTGAGCACAGTCAGACTGGTGCTCGGATACGGCGTGCAGGACGGGAATACGTGAAGAGCGATTGTTTCTTGGTGACCTACGGTGATGGCCTAGGTAACGTTAACATTGATGAGCTCCTGGCCTTTCACCGCTCTCACGGGAAAATCGGTACGGTGACAGGCGTGCGCCCACCAGGGCGTTTTGGTGAAATGTGTGCCGGTAATGACAACCAAGTGTACGAGTTCAACGAGAAACCGCAGGTCAGCGATGGCCTGATCAACGGAGGTTTTCTGGTATTTCAGCGCGAATTTCTTGACCGCTATCTGAGGGATCGGGACGATGAAGTTCTGGAGCAGGAGCCGTTGAAGCGACTGGCAAGCGATGGGCAATTAATGGTCTACAGACACGATGGTTTCTGGCAGCCGATGGACACCTACCGTGAGGTGAAAATCCTGAATGAGTTGTGGGCAAGTGGTAAAGCACCGTGGAGTATCTGGACATGA
- a CDS encoding GDP-mannose 4,6-dehydratase, producing the protein MNSVGAWHRRRVLVTGCTGLLGSWLTRWLVDQQADVVGLVRDHAPQSNFYRLGLDREVRVVHGALEDHPLLERSLNEYEIEVVFHLGAQTIVGIANENPLSTFSANIQGTWNVLEAARRRKGICAVVVASSDKAYGAQAELPYREDAPLIGRHPYDASKSCADLIAQMYWHTYRLPVAITRCGNFYGGGDLNFNRIVPGTIRSLFDGQRPIVRSDGTLRRDYVYIKEAVSAYVLLAERLMEGEAGGEGYNFSHGQPLRVLELVDVITRVMGHTDLTPVVLNEATNEIPDQFLDASKAAADLGWTPRYRLEDGLQETVVWYKEFFKAQRDARTLDE; encoded by the coding sequence ATGAACTCGGTTGGAGCGTGGCATCGTCGTCGTGTCTTGGTCACCGGCTGCACCGGTCTCTTGGGCTCGTGGCTTACCCGATGGTTGGTCGATCAGCAAGCTGATGTCGTTGGGCTCGTGCGTGATCACGCGCCCCAGTCAAATTTCTACCGCCTTGGTCTCGACCGCGAAGTCAGAGTTGTACACGGAGCCTTGGAAGATCATCCTCTCCTTGAACGCTCGCTTAACGAATACGAAATTGAAGTCGTTTTCCATCTCGGTGCACAGACGATCGTTGGTATTGCCAACGAGAATCCTCTGTCGACCTTCAGTGCGAACATTCAGGGCACCTGGAATGTGCTTGAGGCCGCTCGCCGGCGAAAAGGCATTTGTGCTGTTGTCGTTGCCTCCAGTGACAAGGCCTACGGGGCTCAGGCTGAGCTGCCGTATCGAGAGGATGCACCACTTATAGGTCGGCATCCGTATGATGCTTCGAAGAGTTGTGCCGATCTTATCGCGCAGATGTACTGGCATACGTATCGCCTGCCAGTGGCCATTACCCGTTGCGGCAACTTTTACGGGGGTGGCGATCTTAATTTTAACCGCATCGTGCCGGGCACGATCCGGTCACTGTTCGACGGCCAGCGTCCTATCGTTCGCAGCGATGGGACGCTCCGCCGCGACTACGTCTACATTAAAGAGGCCGTGAGTGCTTATGTGCTGCTCGCAGAACGATTAATGGAAGGGGAGGCGGGCGGTGAGGGCTACAACTTTAGCCATGGACAACCGCTTCGCGTCCTTGAGTTGGTCGACGTCATCACTCGTGTAATGGGACATACTGACCTAACACCGGTGGTGTTAAACGAGGCCACGAATGAAATTCCCGACCAGTTCCTTGATGCGAGTAAGGCCGCTGCGGACCTCGGTTGGACACCGCGCTATCGGTTGGAGGATGGACTGCAGGAGACGGTAGTGTGGTACAAGGAGTTCTTTAAAGCGCAACGCGATGCGCGAACACTGGACGAGTAA
- a CDS encoding DUF4330 domain-containing protein codes for MALIDDRGRLFGRINLIDIAAALVILLLIPLGYGAYQLFRTPPPEILTIEPGTLTQGSDLRVIMEGRYLQPFLRAVVGSLEAELLVVTPTRAEIKLPENLGPGSHDLILFDVAREVARHPAAVTIEAPLRGESLPLPLPPPTLMQMRVLGAFTGLDRERTAMPVRAETFGAEGEIGAGEILAVAPAEREAMELGGFPPLARSDGDTVRVVAVVRVWCELIGIDCRVGGTNVVPGESLGIVRGDDERARFEVMELYLPSTELQTEVTVMGAFVGLDDVQADRISGLGESSEVSSDSWSRVLSLGRLEPENIQLTGGVRAGTTGKNRIPALVSIHCAIVDQQCWLGSQVVGPGERLAIPTGEGIVWFEVTELYPAAMTDFPPPPPVLEIRVLGAFTGLDPADPATPERSETFGTEGEVGSGEIIAVAPVEREALDLAGVPSVARGDLDTVRVVALVRVRCALVDNDCRVGGALVAPGTALDIVRGNESFSFRVMELYRSPIELQAEVTVMGAFVGLDDARADRISGLDESSDAASDSWGRVLSLGRPEPENLELTGGVRAGITGKHRVRGLVAIRCAIVGHECWRGNKVVGPGERLALPTSEGIVWFDVTENYPAANDRLVELKVSGAFVGLEREQAQKLGTMTLSDQPNHPWGKILGVAPPVPETVELSEDSGVFSAGTTGKFKVEALVAVRCLVSGTECRLGSTLIGPEAMLSIPTSEGLLLFDATEIQPAETTLVDITVRSATDRTILSLLRNGLSMEQAEAQQGRQTPSGVTLFAVGEIEEETTLRTSYGAYSWEQPGVVVSVILRVPAHQTVSGWQYGLGSDTFVPLRAGEMFRYTRPSYVLAGVITSVEVASVDQGNTGR; via the coding sequence ATGGCCCTTATTGACGATCGCGGACGTTTGTTTGGTCGAATCAATCTGATTGATATAGCCGCAGCTCTCGTAATACTTCTGTTAATTCCTTTAGGTTACGGTGCCTATCAACTCTTTCGCACGCCCCCGCCGGAGATCCTAACGATTGAGCCGGGAACATTGACTCAGGGTAGTGATCTCAGAGTCATCATGGAGGGCAGGTATCTCCAACCGTTCTTGAGAGCCGTCGTCGGTTCTCTTGAGGCCGAACTACTTGTCGTAACTCCGACTCGGGCCGAAATCAAACTGCCAGAGAATCTCGGGCCAGGGTCGCACGACCTCATTTTGTTCGATGTGGCCCGGGAAGTCGCCCGTCATCCTGCGGCCGTTACCATTGAGGCGCCCCTTAGGGGGGAGTCGCTACCCCTGCCGCTTCCGCCTCCAACCCTGATGCAGATGCGCGTGCTCGGCGCCTTTACCGGTTTGGACCGTGAACGCACTGCAATGCCCGTAAGGGCTGAAACGTTTGGGGCGGAGGGGGAGATCGGTGCTGGAGAGATTCTTGCTGTCGCCCCAGCGGAACGAGAGGCTATGGAGCTGGGCGGATTCCCTCCCCTTGCGCGAAGTGATGGTGACACAGTGCGAGTTGTTGCCGTGGTTCGTGTCTGGTGTGAACTCATTGGTATTGACTGTCGGGTTGGCGGCACCAACGTGGTGCCTGGCGAATCCCTCGGTATCGTGAGGGGAGACGACGAGCGTGCTCGGTTCGAGGTCATGGAGCTCTATCTTCCTTCGACCGAGTTACAGACTGAAGTGACCGTTATGGGTGCGTTCGTCGGACTTGACGACGTGCAAGCCGACCGGATATCAGGCTTAGGCGAGTCGAGTGAGGTGTCCTCAGATTCCTGGAGTCGTGTCCTGTCTCTCGGGCGACTGGAACCAGAGAACATCCAACTGACGGGAGGGGTGCGTGCAGGAACCACGGGGAAGAATCGCATTCCTGCGTTGGTCTCCATCCACTGTGCGATTGTGGACCAACAATGCTGGCTGGGAAGTCAAGTGGTCGGTCCTGGTGAAAGACTTGCCATTCCCACTGGCGAAGGAATCGTCTGGTTTGAGGTCACCGAACTCTATCCGGCGGCCATGACAGACTTCCCACCACCTCCACCGGTGTTGGAGATTCGCGTACTGGGCGCCTTCACTGGTTTGGACCCTGCAGATCCTGCAACGCCTGAGAGGTCTGAAACATTTGGGACGGAGGGGGAGGTCGGGTCTGGAGAAATAATTGCCGTGGCCCCGGTGGAGCGAGAGGCTCTGGATCTAGCCGGGGTTCCTTCGGTCGCGCGTGGTGACCTTGACACGGTCCGTGTCGTTGCCTTGGTTCGTGTTCGGTGTGCGCTCGTTGACAATGATTGCAGGGTTGGAGGTGCCTTGGTGGCACCTGGAACGGCCCTCGATATCGTGAGGGGAAACGAGAGCTTCTCGTTCAGGGTGATGGAACTCTACCGTTCGCCGATCGAGTTACAAGCCGAAGTCACCGTCATGGGGGCGTTCGTCGGACTGGACGACGCGCGAGCCGACCGGATATCAGGCTTAGACGAGTCGAGTGATGCAGCCTCGGATTCCTGGGGTCGGGTCCTGTCGCTCGGGCGACCGGAACCAGAGAATCTGGAGTTGACGGGGGGAGTGCGCGCGGGAATTACGGGGAAGCACCGTGTCCGCGGGCTGGTCGCCATCCGTTGTGCGATTGTTGGCCATGAGTGCTGGCGAGGGAACAAGGTGGTCGGTCCTGGTGAAAGACTCGCTCTTCCCACTAGTGAGGGAATCGTCTGGTTCGACGTGACTGAGAACTACCCGGCCGCCAACGACCGATTAGTGGAGCTCAAGGTATCAGGAGCCTTTGTTGGTCTTGAGAGGGAGCAAGCCCAGAAGCTGGGAACGATGACCCTCTCCGACCAGCCGAACCACCCTTGGGGCAAGATTTTAGGCGTAGCCCCGCCAGTACCGGAGACTGTCGAGCTTAGTGAGGACTCTGGCGTGTTCAGTGCCGGTACAACGGGTAAGTTCAAGGTCGAGGCGTTGGTCGCTGTTCGGTGCTTGGTTTCTGGGACCGAATGTCGATTAGGGAGCACCTTAATCGGACCCGAGGCCATGCTCTCGATTCCGACCTCTGAGGGTCTGCTTCTGTTTGATGCGACTGAGATTCAACCCGCAGAAACTACTCTTGTAGATATCACGGTTCGCAGTGCAACCGACCGAACGATTCTGTCGCTGCTGCGAAACGGGCTTTCGATGGAACAGGCTGAGGCACAGCAAGGTCGCCAAACACCATCTGGAGTCACGCTTTTTGCCGTGGGCGAGATTGAAGAGGAGACCACTCTTCGGACTAGTTACGGCGCTTACAGCTGGGAGCAGCCGGGCGTAGTCGTCTCGGTGATCCTTCGTGTGCCTGCTCACCAAACCGTTTCCGGATGGCAGTATGGCCTCGGAAGCGATACTTTTGTTCCCTTGAGAGCCGGCGAAATGTTCCGCTATACGCGGCCCTCATATGTGCTTGCTGGCGTCATCACCAGTGTTGAGGTGGCGTCGGTAGACCAGGGGAATACCGGCAGGTAG